In one window of Patescibacteria group bacterium DNA:
- a CDS encoding ParB/RepB/Spo0J family partition protein, translating to MAISNSGLGRGLGSLIPQKSAKQPLVVRDEHDEIVPYNGGVLMISPDEVIANVFQPRHKFTDYKLDELAASIREHGIIQPLIVGSKKNGKYELIAGERRLRASKLAGLKEVPVVIKDVADQDKLELALIENIQREDLNPIDCAMSYRRLIDEFKLTQEDVAKKVGKSRPVVANTLRFLNLPEEIKLALIDGKITEGHAKYIIGIEGEVKQMKLFRQILHTGLTVGDTSTEVRKMGGTKQARVKINYLDKDKEFAIREFFSAKAEIKRSGKGGQIVVHFYSDEELNGLMDKIKNA from the coding sequence ATGGCAATATCAAACTCAGGATTGGGTCGAGGGCTTGGCTCTCTTATTCCTCAAAAATCAGCGAAGCAACCACTAGTTGTTCGAGATGAGCATGACGAGATTGTTCCTTACAATGGTGGCGTTCTGATGATTAGTCCGGATGAGGTAATTGCCAATGTTTTTCAGCCTCGACACAAATTCACTGATTACAAACTAGATGAGTTAGCAGCGTCTATTAGGGAGCATGGTATTATTCAACCCTTGATTGTTGGCTCCAAGAAGAACGGTAAATATGAATTAATCGCCGGTGAGCGTCGTTTGCGTGCTTCAAAATTGGCCGGTCTCAAGGAGGTGCCCGTGGTTATCAAGGATGTGGCTGACCAGGACAAACTAGAATTAGCCTTGATTGAAAATATTCAAAGAGAAGACTTGAATCCAATCGATTGCGCGATGTCTTATCGTCGTCTGATTGATGAGTTTAAGTTGACACAAGAAGATGTGGCTAAGAAAGTCGGTAAATCCAGACCGGTAGTGGCCAATACTTTACGTTTTTTGAATTTGCCGGAAGAAATAAAATTAGCCTTGATTGATGGTAAAATCACAGAAGGTCATGCGAAATACATTATTGGTATCGAAGGCGAGGTTAAGCAAATGAAATTATTTCGCCAAATTTTACACACTGGATTAACTGTTGGCGATACTAGTACCGAGGTGCGCAAGATGGGTGGCACTAAGCAAGCCAGAGTTAAGATTAATTATTTAGACAAAGACAAAGAATTTGCAATTAGAGAATTCTTTAGCGCTAAGGCGGAAATTAAGAGAAGCGGCAAGGGTGGACAGATCGTTGTTCATTTTTATAGCGATGAGGAGTTAAATGGATTGATGGATAAAATTAAAAATGCGTAA
- the lepA gene encoding translation elongation factor 4 — protein MDKIRNFCIIAHIDHGKSTLSDRMLEVTNTVEKRKMKAQLLDRMDIERERGITIKLQPVTMDYQGYTLNLIDTPGHVDFTYEVSRSLAAVEGAILLVDATQGIQAQTLANLYLALDQNLTIIPVANKIDLPAADKEKTKNEIMNLLGCDEEDIIYASGKTGEGVAEVLQAVIEKVAPPKKLIDDGKLRALIFDSNYDEFKGVVAYVRIIDGTVSKKDKIKLLATRAESEVIDVGVLKPDYFSTAHLEPGKIGYIVTGFKSVNECRVGDTITLVKDAKDMEPLKGYTEVKPMVFAGIFPQEGNEFEALRDAIDKLKLNDSALVYEPEQSDALGIGYRCGFLGILHLEIFQERLRREYNLELIVTVPSVAYKIYRKNGESSIIRTPQQFPAREVIEKIEEPWVNLDIITPKEYIGGIMSLAQERRGVYKTTEYIDETRAVIHYEIPMSTILTDFYDKIKSISAGYASINYEYSRYQEADVVKMDIMVAEEVVESLSMIVYTNEANRRGKEIIETLKETIPRQMFVIKLQAAIGGHVVAGDRLSAMRKDVTAGLYGGDASRKRKVLEKQKKGKKKMMAMGKGSVEIPSDTFIKILRK, from the coding sequence ATGGATAAAATCAGAAATTTTTGTATTATTGCTCATATTGATCATGGAAAATCGACACTTTCTGACCGAATGTTAGAGGTTACCAATACGGTTGAGAAACGAAAGATGAAGGCTCAATTATTGGATCGAATGGACATTGAACGCGAGCGAGGAATAACGATTAAGTTGCAACCAGTAACCATGGACTATCAGGGTTATACTTTGAATTTAATTGATACTCCCGGGCATGTGGATTTCACTTATGAAGTTTCACGAAGTTTGGCTGCCGTAGAAGGGGCGATTTTACTTGTGGATGCGACGCAAGGAATTCAGGCGCAGACTTTGGCCAATCTTTATTTAGCGCTGGATCAGAACTTAACGATTATTCCCGTGGCGAATAAGATTGATTTGCCAGCCGCTGATAAAGAAAAAACCAAGAATGAGATTATGAATTTATTGGGTTGTGATGAAGAAGATATTATTTATGCTTCCGGAAAGACGGGCGAAGGCGTGGCTGAGGTTTTGCAAGCTGTGATCGAAAAAGTGGCACCACCGAAAAAATTAATTGATGACGGCAAGTTGCGCGCTTTGATTTTTGATTCTAATTACGATGAATTTAAGGGCGTGGTTGCTTATGTGCGTATTATCGACGGCACTGTAAGTAAAAAGGATAAGATAAAATTATTGGCGACACGGGCTGAGAGTGAGGTTATTGATGTTGGGGTTTTGAAGCCGGATTATTTTTCGACAGCGCATTTGGAACCGGGCAAGATTGGTTATATTGTGACAGGCTTTAAGAGTGTGAATGAATGTCGAGTGGGTGATACGATTACTTTGGTTAAAGATGCGAAAGATATGGAGCCTCTAAAAGGTTATACTGAAGTGAAGCCGATGGTTTTTGCTGGTATTTTTCCACAAGAGGGTAATGAGTTTGAGGCTTTGCGTGATGCGATTGATAAATTGAAATTAAATGACTCAGCTCTGGTTTATGAGCCAGAACAATCTGATGCTCTAGGCATTGGTTATCGTTGTGGTTTTTTGGGAATTTTGCATTTGGAAATATTTCAAGAACGTTTGCGTCGAGAATATAATTTGGAACTGATTGTGACTGTCCCGAGTGTGGCTTATAAAATTTATCGCAAAAATGGCGAGAGTAGCATTATTCGCACACCGCAACAGTTTCCCGCGCGCGAGGTAATTGAAAAGATTGAAGAGCCGTGGGTAAATTTGGATATTATTACACCCAAGGAGTATATTGGCGGCATTATGTCTTTGGCGCAAGAGCGTCGCGGTGTTTACAAGACGACCGAATATATTGATGAAACGAGAGCAGTGATTCATTATGAAATTCCGATGAGTACGATTTTGACGGATTTTTATGATAAGATAAAAAGTATCAGCGCTGGCTATGCGTCGATTAATTATGAATATTCTCGCTACCAAGAAGCGGACGTGGTTAAAATGGATATTATGGTGGCCGAGGAAGTGGTTGAGTCTTTATCAATGATTGTTTATACCAATGAGGCGAACCGACGCGGTAAAGAAATTATTGAAACTTTAAAGGAAACCATTCCGCGCCAAATGTTTGTGATTAAATTGCAAGCTGCCATCGGTGGTCACGTGGTGGCTGGTGATCGTTTATCAGCGATGCGCAAGGATGTAACAGCTGGTCTTTATGGTGGTGACGCGAGTCGTAAGCGTAAAGTATTAGAGAAGCAAAAGAAAGGCAAGAAGAAGATGATGGCAATGGGTAAGGGTAGCGTGGAGATTCCGAGTGATACCTTTATTAAGATTTTGCGGAAATAA
- a CDS encoding AAA family ATPase, with the protein MGKIISIVNQKGGVGKTTTAVNLGAYLAHLGKNVLLVDIDPQANATSGLGIDHRGLPHGIYEALIGHKPIYDIIKRTVQDRYMIAPATLSLAGAGIEMVGMDEREFRLKKILDEIKDEYDYVIIDGPPSLGLLTVNSLVAADEVLIPIQSEYYALEGLSQLLETIGLVQGGLKPELGIMGAVITMFDSRNRLSSSVMKELYQYFPNRVFRTVIPRSVRLAEAPSFGRSILHYDSNSKGGRAYEKLARELIGLE; encoded by the coding sequence ATGGGTAAAATTATTTCAATTGTAAATCAAAAAGGGGGAGTCGGTAAGACCACAACTGCAGTAAATCTGGGGGCTTATTTGGCACATTTGGGCAAAAATGTCCTCTTGGTAGACATAGATCCGCAAGCCAATGCCACTTCCGGACTTGGCATTGATCATCGTGGTTTGCCACATGGTATTTATGAGGCTTTAATTGGACATAAACCGATTTATGATATTATTAAACGGACGGTTCAAGACAGGTATATGATTGCGCCTGCAACTTTATCATTGGCAGGAGCTGGCATTGAAATGGTTGGCATGGATGAGCGTGAATTTCGTTTAAAAAAAATTCTTGATGAAATTAAGGATGAATATGATTATGTAATTATTGATGGACCACCATCACTAGGTCTTTTGACCGTGAATAGTTTGGTGGCTGCGGATGAGGTTTTGATTCCGATTCAAAGTGAATATTATGCCCTTGAAGGACTTAGTCAATTATTGGAAACAATCGGTTTGGTTCAGGGCGGTTTAAAACCCGAGTTGGGCATCATGGGGGCTGTGATTACTATGTTTGATAGTCGTAACCGTTTATCTAGTTCTGTTATGAAAGAGCTTTATCAATATTTTCCTAATCGTGTTTTTCGCACAGTAATTCCGCGCAGTGTCCGCTTAGCCGAGGCGCCAAGTTTTGGTCGCTCAATTTTGCATTATGACTCAAACTCTAAGGGGGGTAGGGCTTATGAGAAGTTGGCGCGAGAATTAATTGGGCTTGAATAA
- a CDS encoding alanine--tRNA ligase, giving the protein MKANELRQKYLDFFKSKGHTIIPSESLIPQNDPTTLFTSSGMQPLVPYLMGEKHPMGTKLTNSQKSFRSEDIEEVGDNRHNTFFEMLGNWSLGDYFKQEQIPWMFEFLIDVVGLDPARLYTTVYRGNEEIGIERDMESVNLWKKLFKDKGIEAIDIDFAEDKGMQGGRIFYYGDKKNWWSRSGIPAKMPIGEIGGPDSEMFYDLGADLKKHENSQWKDEPCHVNCDCGRFIEIGNNVFMEFRKTENGFEKLPQRNVDFGGGLERILMAAEGKDNIFETDLFVNILNKLTELTNGKTYKENMHAFEVISDHLKAATFIMGDNKGIAPANTDQGYIVRRLIRRAIRYGMQIGINKNDWAKEIAQIVISDYGDTFIELERNKNFILAEMSKEEEKFSKTLENGLKEFKKWTMTTSSAIGIIPGKVAFDLFTTYGFPIEMTVEMAKELHKQVDLISFEEELKKHQDLSRTASAGMFKGGLADQGEETKKLHTAAHLLLAALRKVLGNHVVQRGSNITAERLRFDFSHPDKMTDEQKQAVEKLVNEAIEATLPVSVEEITLDDAKAKGAMGVFESKYGEMVKVYAVGEGTDRFSYEICGGPHINNTSELGKFKIQKEESSSSGVRRIKAILS; this is encoded by the coding sequence ATGAAAGCTAATGAATTACGCCAGAAATATTTGGACTTTTTTAAGTCTAAGGGGCACACTATTATTCCAAGTGAATCTTTGATTCCGCAAAACGATCCAACTACCCTCTTTACCAGCTCGGGCATGCAACCGCTAGTTCCCTATCTTATGGGTGAAAAACATCCAATGGGCACTAAATTAACCAATTCCCAAAAATCATTCCGCTCCGAAGATATCGAAGAAGTTGGCGACAACCGCCATAATACTTTTTTTGAAATGCTTGGTAACTGGTCTTTGGGTGATTATTTTAAACAAGAACAAATCCCCTGGATGTTTGAATTCCTAATTGATGTTGTTGGACTAGATCCAGCCCGACTCTATACTACTGTATATAGAGGCAACGAAGAAATTGGCATTGAACGCGACATGGAGTCAGTCAATCTTTGGAAAAAGCTTTTCAAAGATAAAGGCATTGAAGCGATTGATATTGATTTTGCGGAAGACAAAGGCATGCAAGGTGGCAGAATTTTTTATTACGGCGATAAGAAAAATTGGTGGTCACGCTCTGGTATTCCAGCCAAGATGCCCATCGGAGAAATTGGCGGACCAGACAGTGAAATGTTTTACGACCTCGGCGCTGATTTAAAAAAACACGAAAATTCACAATGGAAAGACGAACCTTGCCACGTTAATTGCGACTGTGGTCGCTTTATTGAAATTGGCAACAACGTCTTCATGGAATTTCGCAAAACCGAAAATGGTTTTGAAAAATTACCGCAGAGAAATGTCGATTTTGGTGGCGGATTAGAAAGAATCCTAATGGCGGCTGAGGGCAAGGATAATATTTTTGAAACTGATTTATTTGTCAATATCTTAAACAAATTAACCGAACTCACCAACGGCAAAACCTACAAAGAAAACATGCACGCTTTTGAGGTTATTTCCGACCACTTAAAAGCAGCGACCTTTATCATGGGTGACAACAAAGGCATTGCCCCAGCAAACACTGATCAGGGGTACATTGTACGTCGTTTAATCAGAAGGGCCATTCGTTATGGTATGCAAATTGGCATCAATAAAAATGATTGGGCAAAAGAAATTGCGCAAATAGTAATCAGTGATTATGGTGATACTTTTATTGAACTTGAAAGAAATAAGAATTTTATTCTTGCCGAAATGTCTAAGGAAGAAGAAAAGTTTAGCAAAACCTTGGAGAATGGTTTAAAAGAATTCAAAAAATGGACAATGACAACAAGTAGTGCAATCGGAATCATACCAGGAAAGGTAGCCTTTGATCTTTTTACAACTTATGGCTTTCCGATTGAGATGACCGTGGAAATGGCTAAAGAACTACATAAGCAGGTCGATTTAATTAGCTTTGAAGAAGAATTAAAAAAACACCAAGACTTATCCCGTACAGCCAGTGCCGGCATGTTCAAGGGCGGACTCGCAGACCAAGGTGAAGAAACCAAAAAACTCCACACTGCCGCTCACCTACTTTTAGCCGCGCTTAGAAAAGTCCTTGGCAACCATGTCGTCCAGCGCGGTAGTAATATTACGGCAGAACGCTTACGCTTTGATTTCTCGCATCCCGACAAAATGACGGACGAACAAAAACAAGCCGTCGAAAAACTAGTCAATGAAGCCATTGAAGCTACGTTGCCAGTCAGCGTCGAAGAAATAACCTTAGATGATGCCAAGGCCAAAGGCGCCATGGGAGTCTTCGAATCCAAATACGGCGAAATGGTCAAAGTCTACGCTGTCGGCGAAGGCACGGATCGATTCTCTTACGAAATCTGTGGAGGTCCACATATAAATAATACTTCAGAATTAGGCAAGTTTAAGATTCAAAAAGAAGAAAGTTCATCTTCGGGAGTTAGAAGAATTAAGGCAATACTAAGCTAA
- the cysS gene encoding cysteine--tRNA ligase, with amino-acid sequence MKKIYLQNTLTRKKEEFKAMADVVGLYTCGPTVYNYAHLGNLRSYLFEDILKRVLLYNGYQVRHVMNITDVGHLVGDGDTGQDKLEKGAQREGKTAWEIAEFYTAAFKKDLMLMNILEPSIFTKATDYIQEQIDLLKILEEKGFTYKISDGIYFDTAKFPDYNKLSHLDLETLREGARVEINEEKKNSTDFALWKFSSKDEKRQMEWESPWGVGFPGWHLECSAMSMAELPDNQDIHCGGFDHINVHHTNEIAQSEAATGKPFFNYWLHNAFLNIAGGKKMAKSDDNFLTLENALIKKDINPLVYRFAALQTHYRKPMEYSEEAMKNADNGLMNLVNKVRTLMFKVEDLETGIVNMKFKDKFSEAVNDDLNTPQALAVVQEVLKSELSKVDKLATILDFDKVLGLDLDKQKEKPLPQEVIALVEKRKIARVAKDWTESDRLRDEINKMGFGVEDSGEEMRVMKI; translated from the coding sequence ATGAAAAAAATCTATTTACAAAATACTTTAACCAGGAAAAAGGAGGAATTTAAGGCTATGGCTGATGTGGTAGGGCTGTATACTTGCGGACCGACGGTTTATAATTATGCCCATCTTGGCAATTTACGCTCGTACCTCTTTGAGGATATCCTAAAGAGGGTTTTGTTGTATAATGGCTATCAAGTGCGACACGTGATGAATATTACTGATGTGGGGCATTTGGTTGGTGATGGTGACACAGGGCAAGATAAATTGGAAAAAGGGGCGCAGCGCGAGGGTAAAACAGCCTGGGAGATTGCGGAGTTTTATACGGCGGCTTTTAAGAAAGATTTGATGCTTATGAATATTTTGGAACCAAGCATTTTTACCAAGGCGACTGATTATATCCAAGAGCAGATTGATTTATTAAAAATACTTGAAGAAAAAGGTTTTACTTATAAGATTAGTGATGGGATTTATTTTGATACTGCTAAATTTCCCGATTATAATAAGCTGTCACATTTGGACTTAGAAACTTTGCGTGAAGGCGCGCGAGTGGAGATTAATGAGGAAAAGAAAAATTCGACTGATTTTGCGCTATGGAAGTTTTCTTCTAAGGATGAGAAGCGGCAAATGGAATGGGAGAGTCCGTGGGGTGTTGGCTTTCCGGGTTGGCATTTAGAGTGCTCGGCGATGAGTATGGCTGAATTGCCAGATAATCAAGATATTCATTGCGGTGGTTTTGACCATATTAATGTGCATCATACCAATGAAATTGCTCAATCTGAGGCAGCAACGGGTAAACCGTTCTTTAACTATTGGCTACATAATGCTTTTTTAAATATTGCTGGTGGCAAGAAAATGGCGAAGAGTGATGATAATTTTTTAACTTTGGAAAATGCTTTAATTAAAAAAGATATTAATCCCTTGGTTTATCGTTTTGCGGCCTTGCAAACACATTATCGCAAGCCAATGGAATATAGTGAGGAGGCAATGAAGAATGCCGATAATGGTTTGATGAATTTAGTGAATAAAGTTCGGACTTTGATGTTTAAGGTTGAAGATTTAGAAACTGGCATTGTGAATATGAAATTTAAGGATAAATTTTCAGAAGCAGTTAATGACGATTTGAATACACCTCAGGCCTTAGCGGTAGTGCAGGAAGTTTTGAAATCGGAATTGAGTAAGGTTGATAAGTTGGCGACGATCTTGGATTTTGACAAGGTGCTTGGCTTGGATTTGGATAAGCAAAAAGAAAAACCCTTGCCACAGGAGGTGATTGCTTTGGTGGAAAAAAGAAAAATTGCGCGCGTGGCGAAAGATTGGACTGAGTCGGATCGATTGCGCGATGAGATTAATAAGATGGGATTTGGAGTGGAGGATAGTGGTGAGGAAATGCGGGTTATGAAAATATAG